One Methylobacterium sp. AMS5 genomic region harbors:
- a CDS encoding FAD-dependent monooxygenase, with protein sequence MSDVLIVGAGPVGLTLACELTRYGVGVRLIDRARQATQTSKALVVWSRTLELMDRMGCTEAFLAAGLRARGATLRGGGRVLGGPDFSDIASPYAFGLMIPQSDTERLLAEHLRSFGVTVEREVELTGFAQTPDGVEARLSHADGREERVATAFLIGCDGAHSAVRHGLGLPFRGTAQGDEWLLADLRLDGAGAPPGDAIAVYLHRDGPFVIFPIPGGRARVVATVGRADGRPRPDPTLAEVQALVAARAGPGIRVSDPVWLSRFRIHERKVSEYGRGRVFLAGDAAHIHSPAGGQGMNTGMHDAVNLAWKLALVRRGAAVPRLLDSYSSERNAVGEMVLRNAGRLTALATLTHPLAQAVRNRALHGLLGFHAVRRLMAATMSEIAIGYPASPLSVGPGAGRRWRPEDAAGPPPGAGTDPRFVLYAADAERGTALAARFPGLVQPAPRTNPEPGRLHLVRPDGYVGLAAGAADWDEAAHYLKECGPA encoded by the coding sequence GTGTCGGACGTCCTGATCGTCGGCGCCGGGCCGGTCGGCCTGACGCTCGCCTGCGAACTGACGCGCTACGGCGTCGGCGTCCGGCTGATCGACCGCGCTCGCCAAGCGACGCAGACCTCCAAGGCGCTCGTCGTCTGGTCGCGCACCCTCGAATTGATGGACCGGATGGGCTGCACCGAGGCCTTCCTCGCGGCGGGTTTGCGCGCCCGCGGCGCGACCCTGCGCGGCGGCGGACGGGTGCTCGGCGGCCCGGACTTCTCCGACATCGCCAGCCCCTACGCCTTCGGGCTGATGATTCCGCAGAGCGACACCGAGCGGCTGCTGGCCGAGCATCTGCGCAGCTTCGGAGTCACGGTCGAGCGCGAGGTCGAACTCACGGGCTTTGCGCAGACGCCCGACGGGGTGGAGGCACGGCTCTCCCACGCCGACGGGCGCGAGGAGCGGGTGGCGACAGCCTTTCTGATCGGCTGTGACGGCGCCCACAGCGCCGTGCGCCACGGGCTCGGCCTGCCCTTCCGCGGCACGGCGCAGGGTGACGAGTGGCTGCTCGCCGACCTCCGCCTCGACGGCGCGGGGGCCCCGCCCGGCGACGCGATCGCGGTCTATCTCCACCGGGACGGTCCGTTCGTGATCTTCCCGATTCCCGGCGGCCGGGCGCGGGTGGTCGCCACGGTCGGACGCGCGGACGGGCGGCCGAGGCCCGATCCGACGCTGGCCGAGGTGCAGGCCCTGGTCGCCGCACGGGCCGGGCCCGGCATCCGGGTGTCGGATCCGGTTTGGCTCAGCCGCTTCCGCATCCATGAGCGAAAGGTCTCGGAATACGGTCGGGGCCGCGTGTTCCTGGCGGGCGATGCCGCGCATATCCACAGCCCGGCCGGCGGCCAGGGCATGAACACCGGCATGCACGACGCGGTGAACCTCGCCTGGAAACTCGCCCTGGTCCGGCGCGGCGCCGCCGTGCCGAGGCTCCTCGACAGCTACAGTTCGGAGCGCAACGCCGTCGGCGAGATGGTTCTGCGCAATGCCGGGCGGCTCACCGCCCTGGCGACGCTCACCCATCCCCTCGCTCAGGCCGTCCGCAACCGCGCCCTGCATGGGCTCCTCGGCTTTCACGCCGTGCGGCGCCTGATGGCGGCGACGATGAGCGAGATCGCGATCGGCTATCCCGCCTCTCCGCTCTCGGTCGGGCCCGGCGCCGGCCGGCGCTGGCGGCCGGAGGATGCGGCCGGCCCACCGCCGGGCGCGGGCACCGACCCGCGCTTCGTCCTCTACGCGGCGGATGCCGAGCGTGGGACGGCCCTCGCCGCCCGCTTCCCCGGTCTGGTTCAGCCCGCACCGCGAACGAACCCCGAGCCGGGGCGCCTGCATCTGGTGCGCCCCGACGGGTATGTCGGCCTCGCGGCCGGCGCGGCCGATTGGGATGAAGCGGCGCACTACCTGAAAGAATGTGGACCGGCCTGA
- the queA gene encoding tRNA preQ1(34) S-adenosylmethionine ribosyltransferase-isomerase QueA, giving the protein MRVDLFDFELPEAAIALRPASPRDASRLLVVRPGDPLADRGMRDLPALLNPGDALVFNDTRVIPARLSGIRHRAGGSGQRCEAMLHLREAPDRWRAFARPAKRLAPGDRIRFGSEGASPSASEVCALSGLDATVEERGEGGEILLRFDLSGPALDAAIAGLGALPLPPYIAGKRATDAQDTTDYQTVYAREPGAVAAPTAGLHFSDALLAGIDAAGIERVHVTLHVGAGTFLPVKADDTDAHRMHAEIGILDAAAAARLNAVRARGNRVVAVGTTALRLLESAADPDGTIRPFSGATDIFITPGYRFRAVDALVTNFHLPRSTLFMLVSAFAGLDAMRAAYAHAIQSGYRFYSYGDASLLFPEGAPVSESIT; this is encoded by the coding sequence ATGCGTGTGGACCTGTTCGATTTCGAGTTGCCGGAGGCTGCGATCGCCCTGCGGCCGGCGAGCCCGCGCGACGCGAGCCGCCTTCTCGTGGTGCGCCCCGGCGACCCCTTGGCGGATCGCGGAATGCGCGATCTGCCCGCCCTCCTGAACCCCGGCGACGCCCTCGTCTTCAACGACACGCGGGTGATCCCCGCGCGGCTCTCCGGCATCCGTCACCGGGCCGGCGGCTCGGGACAACGTTGCGAAGCGATGCTACACTTGCGCGAGGCGCCCGACCGATGGCGCGCCTTCGCCCGCCCGGCCAAGCGCCTCGCTCCCGGCGACCGCATCCGCTTCGGCAGCGAGGGCGCCAGCCCAAGTGCCAGCGAAGTCTGTGCCCTGTCGGGACTCGACGCCACGGTGGAGGAGCGGGGGGAGGGCGGCGAGATCCTGCTGCGCTTCGACCTGTCCGGGCCGGCGCTCGACGCGGCCATTGCCGGGCTCGGCGCCCTGCCGCTGCCCCCCTACATCGCGGGCAAGCGCGCCACCGACGCCCAGGACACGACCGACTACCAGACCGTCTATGCCCGCGAGCCCGGCGCGGTCGCCGCCCCCACCGCCGGCCTGCATTTCTCGGACGCGCTGCTCGCCGGGATCGATGCGGCGGGGATCGAGCGGGTCCACGTCACCCTGCATGTCGGGGCCGGCACCTTCCTCCCCGTGAAGGCGGACGACACCGACGCCCATCGGATGCACGCCGAGATCGGCATCCTCGATGCCGCCGCCGCCGCGCGGCTCAACGCCGTGCGGGCGAGGGGCAATCGCGTCGTCGCCGTCGGCACCACCGCCCTGCGTCTGCTGGAGAGCGCGGCCGACCCGGACGGCACGATCCGCCCGTTCTCAGGGGCCACCGACATCTTCATCACGCCGGGCTACCGCTTCCGCGCGGTCGACGCCCTTGTGACGAACTTCCACCTGCCGCGCTCGACCCTGTTCATGCTGGTCTCGGCCTTTGCCGGCCTCGACGCCATGCGCGCGGCCTATGCCCACGCGATCCAATCCGGCTATCGCTTCTACTCCTACGGCGATGCCAGCCTGCTGTTTCCTGAGGGTGCCCCGGTTTCGGAGTCCATCACATGA
- a CDS encoding aminoglycoside adenylyltransferase domain-containing protein has protein sequence MSSRRPPLRVDVARTVDRFLGLMASEGGPKLRGLYLVGSVALGDFRPGRSNIDFVALLEGPLGGAETDALARVHAALARAGGPHFDGFYLAVEALRHPPEPGAVVPFSVDGQLRSGEPCHAVNPAAWRCLARSSRPILGATPAALNIADDDATLHAYGLAHLEAHWRPWLEHHETALAGKAPDDACDAGALEWGVLGVGRIIETLASGRIVSKTEAGRRLTVLLPKACHEAVEDALAARFGDLEAVSQATMRAGLDAMRFLIDAAPGYHARPEPPTSPDR, from the coding sequence ATGAGTAGCCGGCGCCCGCCGCTCCGGGTCGACGTCGCCCGCACCGTCGATCGCTTCCTCGGCCTGATGGCGAGCGAGGGCGGCCCGAAACTGCGAGGCCTCTATCTCGTCGGCTCGGTGGCGCTCGGTGATTTCCGGCCGGGCCGCAGCAACATCGATTTCGTCGCCCTCCTCGAGGGCCCTCTCGGCGGGGCGGAGACGGACGCGCTGGCGCGGGTCCACGCCGCCCTGGCGCGGGCCGGCGGCCCGCATTTCGACGGGTTCTACTTGGCCGTCGAGGCCCTGCGGCACCCGCCGGAGCCCGGCGCCGTCGTCCCCTTCAGCGTGGACGGGCAGCTTCGCAGCGGCGAGCCCTGCCACGCGGTGAATCCGGCCGCCTGGCGGTGCCTTGCCCGTTCCAGCCGTCCGATCCTCGGGGCGACGCCGGCCGCGCTGAACATCGCCGACGACGACGCGACGCTGCACGCCTACGGCCTCGCCCACCTCGAGGCCCATTGGCGCCCCTGGCTTGAGCACCACGAGACGGCGCTGGCCGGCAAGGCGCCCGACGACGCATGCGATGCGGGGGCCCTGGAATGGGGCGTGCTGGGGGTGGGCCGCATCATCGAGACCCTCGCCAGCGGCCGGATCGTCTCGAAGACCGAGGCCGGACGCCGCCTGACGGTCCTGCTTCCGAAGGCCTGCCACGAAGCGGTCGAGGACGCCCTCGCGGCCCGTTTCGGCGACTTGGAAGCGGTGTCGCAGGCGACGATGCGCGCCGGCCTCGATGCGATGCGTTTCCTGATCGACGCCGCGCCGGGCTATCACGCCCGCCCCGAGCCTCCCACATCCCCGGACCGATGA